TACCACAATTACAACTATCATTAAAAACTATCGCGCCAAGCTAGAAGAAATTCGCGCTCATACTCTACCAGAAGACAAGGTGGATTTTTTAGAAAATTTCTGTAATCGAACTAAAGAACTTCAAAATCAAATTCAAATAGATTTGCGTTATTTACAACCTGGTCAGCAATTATTTGAACAAATGATTGATGCGATTCGGGTAGTTATAGAAATCAACGCGCAAGAACAGGCAAAACATTCTGAAGATGCTGAAAAAGAACGAGATCGCAACTTAAAAATATGGGTTGCTGTTGTTGCTGCCGGCTTTGCTGTTAGTGTTGTCTCCTCTGCCGTCAACCCCCGACCAATTGAATCGATTCTTAATCAACCCCATCCAGATGGTACAATGCCTTGGCCTGTAACGGGTTTAACTTACAGCGTACTTGATATTATACTGCACTTGTGCTTGGGTTTGGCTTTAGCACTGCTGTTGCGTCCCGTGATCGCTCGTTTGGTGCCAAAATCAAGAAATTAATCATCAAACTGAACTTTAGACTAAAACTGGTATTAATTTAAATTAATATAAAGTCATGTTCAGCCGGCTTTGCACTGCCTTTCGACCTATCTAGCCTGTGGGATGAGTGCAATCTACGCGGATAGAGGAAGATAACAGTAAAGCTGAACGGCGGCAGTTAATATCTGAGACATAGACTAACGTGTTATAAGCTTGCCAAAAAATAACCAACCTAACCAGAAAATATAGTGAAGCGTGACAATTGTCCAAAACTCAAACTGATAGGATTTCTTCCTGCTTTTATGGTGAAGCCTTCGTTGCGCGGCAAATCCTCCCAACCATCCACCCGCTAGTTCACACAGATGTAGCGTTGTCTCTGCGGTTCTCCACTTCCCTTGCTTTGCACGAGACTTATCGTCTGCATACAAAATAAAAGTTAATAGACTCATCGCAGGATAGAGAATCAAGGGAAGCGGATTAGCTGTGGTCAAAAGAAAATGAAGTGAGCCAGCCAAAGGCAAAATCGACAGAAGCAATAACTGCAATACTGGTAATGGGGATTTGGACTCACTATTAGATGCAGCTTTGTTATTAGAAGATGTCGAAGTTTGCTGACTTCTTGCTCCTAAAATAAAAGCGTTGCAAGCGCGAGCTTTGCCATCTTCAGCTATGGCATAGTAAAAAATTGTGTCCCCTACTTGTGGCCGGCGAGTCGAATCTTTCAGTTCAGAAATGTGCAAAAAAACTTCTTGACTTCCGTCGGCTGGTTGAATGAAGCCAAAACCTCTGTCATCTTTCCAGGTTGTCAGTTGCCCTTTATTGAAAGCAGCTTTCATGCAACAACCTCATATCTATAACCCCTTTGTAGGGTTCCAAACTGAGACAATGTTACAACAGACTACACTGCATAGCAAACAAACAAGCTCAAATGTGCCATACAGATGACATCAAAGTAGCTTGAGCTATGCC
The Microcoleus sp. FACHB-672 genome window above contains:
- a CDS encoding DUF1294 domain-containing protein is translated as MKAAFNKGQLTTWKDDRGFGFIQPADGSQEVFLHISELKDSTRRPQVGDTIFYYAIAEDGKARACNAFILGARSQQTSTSSNNKAASNSESKSPLPVLQLLLLSILPLAGSLHFLLTTANPLPLILYPAMSLLTFILYADDKSRAKQGKWRTAETTLHLCELAGGWLGGFAAQRRLHHKSRKKSYQFEFWTIVTLHYIFWLGWLFFGKLITR